One segment of Mastomys coucha isolate ucsf_1 unplaced genomic scaffold, UCSF_Mcou_1 pScaffold23, whole genome shotgun sequence DNA contains the following:
- the Ecsit gene encoding evolutionarily conserved signaling intermediate in Toll pathway, mitochondrial isoform X1 — protein sequence MSWVQVNLLARGLSRGWGGICTTALSGTPFAQVSLQAPRGLHCSAVTHKDEVWLVPRPPGPQRKPMKVPVMHEDLFKPSGNGEQDKASFLNAVRSFGAYNVRKRGHVDFIYLALRKMPEFGVERDLSVYNLLLDVFPKEVFRPRNVIQRIFVHYPRQQECGIAVLEQMERHGVMPNTETEFLLIQIFGRKSYPMLKFLRMKLWFTRFKNINPYPVPRDLPQDPLDLAKLGLQHMEPDLSAKVTVYQMSLPSDSTGMEDPTQPHIVGIQSPDQQAALARHNPSRPVFVEGPFPLWLRNKCVYYHILRADLPPPEEEKVEEIAEEWNLYYPQKLDLEYSRSDWDNYEFDVDEVTEGPVFAMCMAGAHDQATLVKWIQGLQETNPTLAQIPVVFRLARSTGELLTTSRLEGQSPPHSPPRGPEEDEAIQAQQQQGQS from the exons GTGTCTCTCCAGGCTCCACGAGGCCTCCACTGTAGTGCAGTTACACACAAGGATGAGGTGTGGTTGGTTCCTCGACCCCCCGGCCCCCAAAGGAAGCCCATGAAGGTTCCAGTAATGCATGAAGACCTGTTCAAGCCATCAGGAAACGGGGAGCAGGACAAGGCAAGCTTCCTGAATGCAGTGCGCAGCTTTGGGGCGTATAATGTGCGCAAGCGCGGCCATGTGGACTTCATCTACCTAGCACTGCGCAAGATGCCAGAGTTTGGTGTGGAGCGGGACTTGTCAGTATACAACCTGCTGCTGGATGTTTTCCCCAAGGAGGTCTTCCGGCCCCGTAACGTTATCCAGCGCATCTTTGTCCACTACCCACGGCAGCAGGAGTGTGGAATCGCTGTCCTGGAGCAGATGGAACGACACG GAGTCATGCCCAACACAGAGACGGAGTTCCTGCTGATTCAGATATTTGGGCGCAAAAGTTACCCCATGCTCAAGTTCCTGAGGATGAAGCTGTGGTTCACCCGATTCAAGAATATCAACCCCTACCCAGTGCCCCGAGATCTTCCCCAGGACCCTTTGGACCTGGCCAAGCTAGGCCTGCAACACATGGAGCCTGATCTTAGTGCTAAGGTCACTGTCTACCAG ATGTCTTTGCCCAGTGACTCGACAGGCATGGAAGATCCCACACAGCCTCACATTGTAG GAATCCAGAGTCCAGATCAGCAAGCTGCCCTGGCCCGCCACAACCCATCCAGGCCTGTTTTTGTTGAGGGCCCCTTCCCTCTCTGGCTTCGTAATAAGTGTGTCTATTATCACATCCTAAGAGCTGACCTCCCACCTCCTGAGGAAGAG AAAGTAGAGGAGATCGCAGAAGAATGGAACCTGTACTACCCACAGAAGCTGGACCTGGAATATTCAAGGAGTGATTGGGACAACTATGAGTTTGACGTGGATGAAG TGACAGAAGGCCCTGTCTTCGCAATGTGCATGGCTGGTGCCCATGATCAGGCAACATTGGTCAAGTGGATCCAAGGCTTGCAGGAAACCAACCCAACCCTGGCACAGATCCCAGTGGTATTCCGCCTGGCCAGGTCCACGGGGGAGCTCCTGACAACCTCAAGGCTGGAGGGACAGTCCCCTCCCCACAGTCCTCCCAGGGGTCCTGAGGAAGATGAGGCCATtcaggcacagcagcagcagggtcAAAGTTGA
- the Znf653 gene encoding zinc finger protein 653 isoform X1 — protein sequence MAERAPEPGAEAEAGAGGEAAAEEGAAGRKARGRPRLTESDRARRRLESRKKYDVRRVYLGEAHGPWVDLRRRSGWSDAKLAAYLISLERGQRSGRHGKPWEQVPKKPKRKKRRRRNVNCLKNVVIWYEDHKHRCPYEPHLAELDPTFGLYTTAVWQCEAGHRYFQDLHSPLKPLSDSEPDSDKVGNGLVAGSSDSSSSSSSSDSEEPPESQPAKASAAAAAAVTPSSPTGSSGLITQEGVHIPFDVHHVESLAEQGTPLCQNPAGSGPEALETVVCVPVPMQVGTGPGTLFENMPQEALGEVVASCPVSGMVPGSQVIIIAGPGYDTLTAEGIHLNVAAGGGTPSSSLGEEVSCAMMEGVAAYTQTEPEGTQHSTMDTTSIASIETKKDTAPCHPVEKEDLHMLKEEKEDSVAPELAELAATVPENTEAEVDGEELDSSEMSAIIYEIPKEPEKRRRSKRSRVMDADGLLEMFHCPYEGCSQVYVALSSFQNHVNLVHRKGKTKVCPHPGCGKKFYLSNHLRRHMIIHSGVREFTCETCGKSFKRKNHLEVHRRTHTGETPLQCEICGYQCRQRASLNWHMKKHTAEVQYNFTCDRCGKRFEKLDSVKFHTLKSHPDHKPA from the exons ATGGCGGAGCGGGCTCCGGAGCCCggggcggaggcggaggcgggcGCAGGCGGGGAGGCAGCGGCAGAGGAAGGCGCGGCAGGCAGAAAGGCGCGGGGCCGGCCGCGGCTCACCGAGTCGGACCGGGCCCGGAGGCGGCTCGAGTCCCGGAAGAAGTACGACGTGCGGCGCGTGTACCTGGGCGAGGCGCACGGCCCCTGGGTGGACCTGAGACGCCGCAGCGGCTGGAGCGACGCCAAACTCGCTGCCTACCTCATTTCGCTGGAGCGCGGCCAGCGTAGCGGTCGCCACGG GAAGCCTTGGGAGCAAGTCCCCAAAAAGCCAAAGCGGAAGAAAA GGCGGCGGCGCAACGTGAACTGCCTGAAGAACGTGGTCATCTGGTATGAGGACCACAAACACCGCTGCCCATATGAGCCACACCTGGCTGAGCTTGACCCTACCTTTGGCCTTTACACAACGGCCGTGTGGCAGTGTGAAGCTGGACACCGCTACTTCCAGGACCTACACTCCCCACTCAAGCCCCTCAGTGACTCAGAGCCTGACAGTGACAAAG tGGGCAATGGCCTGGTGGCTGGCAGCTCTGACTCATCGAGCTCTAGCTCCAGCTCTGACTCGGAGGAGCCTCCTGAGAGCCAGCCAGCCAAAgcctcagctgctgctgctgcagctgtcaCCCCCAGCAGCCCCACAGGCAGCAGTGGTCTTATCACTCAGGAAGGAGTTCACATCCCCTTTGACGTCCACCATGTGGAGAGCCTGGCTGAGCAGGGCACCCCTCTGTGCCAAAACCCTGCAGGCAGTGGGCCTGAGGCCCTGGAGACAGTGGTGTGTGTGCCAGTTCCCATGCAAGTGGGCACTGGCCCCGGCACCCTCTTTGAGAACATGCCCCAGGAGGCACTGGGTGAGGTAGTAGCCAGCTGCCCAGTGTCAGGCATGGTGCCTGGCTCCCAGGTGATCATCATTGCTGGTCCTGGATACGATACCCTCACAGCCGAGGGCATCCACCTCAATGTAGCTGCTGGCGGTGGCACTCCCAGCAGCAGCCTGGGCGAAGAGGTGTCCTGTGCCATGATGGAGGGTGTGGCAGCTTACACACAGACGGAGCCCGAGGGCACCCAGCACAGCACCATGGACACCACTTCCATAGCCAGCATTGAGACCAAGAAAG ACACCGCCCCGTGTCACCCCGTAGAGAAGGAGGACCTGCATATGctcaaggaggagaaagaggattcAGTGGCCCCAGAGCTGGCAGAGTTGGCAGCCACGGTGCCTGagaatacagaggcagaagtggATGGAGAGGAATTGGACAGCAGTGAAATGTCAGCCATCATCTATGAGATTCCCAAGGAGCCCGAGAA GAGACGGCGGAGCAAGCGGTCACGGGTGATGGATGCTGATGGCCTGCTGGAGATGTTCCATTGTCCGTACGAGGGCTGCAGCCAGGTGTATGTGGCTCTCAGCAGCTTCCAG AACCACGTCAACCTTGTGCACCGaaaagggaagaccaaagtgtgcccTCACCCTGGCTGTGGCAAGAAGTTTTATTTATCCAACCACCTGCGACGCCACATGATCATCCATTCAG GCGTTCGAGAGTTCACCTGTGAGACCTGTGGCAAGTCTTTCAAGAGGAAGAACCATCTGGAGGTGCACCGGCGCACGCACACTGGGGAGACACCCCTGCA
- the Ecsit gene encoding evolutionarily conserved signaling intermediate in Toll pathway, mitochondrial isoform X2, protein MKVPVMHEDLFKPSGNGEQDKASFLNAVRSFGAYNVRKRGHVDFIYLALRKMPEFGVERDLSVYNLLLDVFPKEVFRPRNVIQRIFVHYPRQQECGIAVLEQMERHGVMPNTETEFLLIQIFGRKSYPMLKFLRMKLWFTRFKNINPYPVPRDLPQDPLDLAKLGLQHMEPDLSAKVTVYQMSLPSDSTGMEDPTQPHIVGIQSPDQQAALARHNPSRPVFVEGPFPLWLRNKCVYYHILRADLPPPEEEKVEEIAEEWNLYYPQKLDLEYSRSDWDNYEFDVDEVTEGPVFAMCMAGAHDQATLVKWIQGLQETNPTLAQIPVVFRLARSTGELLTTSRLEGQSPPHSPPRGPEEDEAIQAQQQQGQS, encoded by the exons ATGAAGGTTCCAGTAATGCATGAAGACCTGTTCAAGCCATCAGGAAACGGGGAGCAGGACAAGGCAAGCTTCCTGAATGCAGTGCGCAGCTTTGGGGCGTATAATGTGCGCAAGCGCGGCCATGTGGACTTCATCTACCTAGCACTGCGCAAGATGCCAGAGTTTGGTGTGGAGCGGGACTTGTCAGTATACAACCTGCTGCTGGATGTTTTCCCCAAGGAGGTCTTCCGGCCCCGTAACGTTATCCAGCGCATCTTTGTCCACTACCCACGGCAGCAGGAGTGTGGAATCGCTGTCCTGGAGCAGATGGAACGACACG GAGTCATGCCCAACACAGAGACGGAGTTCCTGCTGATTCAGATATTTGGGCGCAAAAGTTACCCCATGCTCAAGTTCCTGAGGATGAAGCTGTGGTTCACCCGATTCAAGAATATCAACCCCTACCCAGTGCCCCGAGATCTTCCCCAGGACCCTTTGGACCTGGCCAAGCTAGGCCTGCAACACATGGAGCCTGATCTTAGTGCTAAGGTCACTGTCTACCAG ATGTCTTTGCCCAGTGACTCGACAGGCATGGAAGATCCCACACAGCCTCACATTGTAG GAATCCAGAGTCCAGATCAGCAAGCTGCCCTGGCCCGCCACAACCCATCCAGGCCTGTTTTTGTTGAGGGCCCCTTCCCTCTCTGGCTTCGTAATAAGTGTGTCTATTATCACATCCTAAGAGCTGACCTCCCACCTCCTGAGGAAGAG AAAGTAGAGGAGATCGCAGAAGAATGGAACCTGTACTACCCACAGAAGCTGGACCTGGAATATTCAAGGAGTGATTGGGACAACTATGAGTTTGACGTGGATGAAG TGACAGAAGGCCCTGTCTTCGCAATGTGCATGGCTGGTGCCCATGATCAGGCAACATTGGTCAAGTGGATCCAAGGCTTGCAGGAAACCAACCCAACCCTGGCACAGATCCCAGTGGTATTCCGCCTGGCCAGGTCCACGGGGGAGCTCCTGACAACCTCAAGGCTGGAGGGACAGTCCCCTCCCCACAGTCCTCCCAGGGGTCCTGAGGAAGATGAGGCCATtcaggcacagcagcagcagggtcAAAGTTGA
- the Znf653 gene encoding zinc finger protein 653 isoform X2 encodes MAERAPEPGAEAEAGAGGEAAAEEGAAGRKARGRPRLTESDRARRRLESRKKYDVRRVYLGEAHGPWVDLRRRSGWSDAKLAAYLISLERGQRSGRHGKPWEQVPKKPKRKKRRRRNVNCLKNVVIWYEDHKHRCPYEPHLAELDPTFGLYTTAVWQCEAGHRYFQDLHSPLKPLSDSEPDSDKVGNGLVAGSSDSSSSSSSSDSEEPPESQPAKASAAAAAAVTPSSPTGSSGLITQEGVHIPFDVHHVESLAEQGTPLCQNPAGSGPEALETVVCVPVPMQVGTGPGTLFENMPQEALGEVVASCPVSGMVPGSQVIIIAGPGYDTLTAEGIHLNVAAGGGTPSSSLGEEVSCAMMEGVAAYTQTEPEGTQHSTMDTTSIASIETKKEKEDLHMLKEEKEDSVAPELAELAATVPENTEAEVDGEELDSSEMSAIIYEIPKEPEKRRRSKRSRVMDADGLLEMFHCPYEGCSQVYVALSSFQNHVNLVHRKGKTKVCPHPGCGKKFYLSNHLRRHMIIHSGVREFTCETCGKSFKRKNHLEVHRRTHTGETPLQCEICGYQCRQRASLNWHMKKHTAEVQYNFTCDRCGKRFEKLDSVKFHTLKSHPDHKPA; translated from the exons ATGGCGGAGCGGGCTCCGGAGCCCggggcggaggcggaggcgggcGCAGGCGGGGAGGCAGCGGCAGAGGAAGGCGCGGCAGGCAGAAAGGCGCGGGGCCGGCCGCGGCTCACCGAGTCGGACCGGGCCCGGAGGCGGCTCGAGTCCCGGAAGAAGTACGACGTGCGGCGCGTGTACCTGGGCGAGGCGCACGGCCCCTGGGTGGACCTGAGACGCCGCAGCGGCTGGAGCGACGCCAAACTCGCTGCCTACCTCATTTCGCTGGAGCGCGGCCAGCGTAGCGGTCGCCACGG GAAGCCTTGGGAGCAAGTCCCCAAAAAGCCAAAGCGGAAGAAAA GGCGGCGGCGCAACGTGAACTGCCTGAAGAACGTGGTCATCTGGTATGAGGACCACAAACACCGCTGCCCATATGAGCCACACCTGGCTGAGCTTGACCCTACCTTTGGCCTTTACACAACGGCCGTGTGGCAGTGTGAAGCTGGACACCGCTACTTCCAGGACCTACACTCCCCACTCAAGCCCCTCAGTGACTCAGAGCCTGACAGTGACAAAG tGGGCAATGGCCTGGTGGCTGGCAGCTCTGACTCATCGAGCTCTAGCTCCAGCTCTGACTCGGAGGAGCCTCCTGAGAGCCAGCCAGCCAAAgcctcagctgctgctgctgcagctgtcaCCCCCAGCAGCCCCACAGGCAGCAGTGGTCTTATCACTCAGGAAGGAGTTCACATCCCCTTTGACGTCCACCATGTGGAGAGCCTGGCTGAGCAGGGCACCCCTCTGTGCCAAAACCCTGCAGGCAGTGGGCCTGAGGCCCTGGAGACAGTGGTGTGTGTGCCAGTTCCCATGCAAGTGGGCACTGGCCCCGGCACCCTCTTTGAGAACATGCCCCAGGAGGCACTGGGTGAGGTAGTAGCCAGCTGCCCAGTGTCAGGCATGGTGCCTGGCTCCCAGGTGATCATCATTGCTGGTCCTGGATACGATACCCTCACAGCCGAGGGCATCCACCTCAATGTAGCTGCTGGCGGTGGCACTCCCAGCAGCAGCCTGGGCGAAGAGGTGTCCTGTGCCATGATGGAGGGTGTGGCAGCTTACACACAGACGGAGCCCGAGGGCACCCAGCACAGCACCATGGACACCACTTCCATAGCCAGCATTGAGACCAAGAAAG AGAAGGAGGACCTGCATATGctcaaggaggagaaagaggattcAGTGGCCCCAGAGCTGGCAGAGTTGGCAGCCACGGTGCCTGagaatacagaggcagaagtggATGGAGAGGAATTGGACAGCAGTGAAATGTCAGCCATCATCTATGAGATTCCCAAGGAGCCCGAGAA GAGACGGCGGAGCAAGCGGTCACGGGTGATGGATGCTGATGGCCTGCTGGAGATGTTCCATTGTCCGTACGAGGGCTGCAGCCAGGTGTATGTGGCTCTCAGCAGCTTCCAG AACCACGTCAACCTTGTGCACCGaaaagggaagaccaaagtgtgcccTCACCCTGGCTGTGGCAAGAAGTTTTATTTATCCAACCACCTGCGACGCCACATGATCATCCATTCAG GCGTTCGAGAGTTCACCTGTGAGACCTGTGGCAAGTCTTTCAAGAGGAAGAACCATCTGGAGGTGCACCGGCGCACGCACACTGGGGAGACACCCCTGCA